Within Moritella sp. Urea-trap-13, the genomic segment ATCTCTGCAATTATTAGAACTCGATGCTGAAAATTTACGTTTCTTAACAGAAGTTATACGGATAATGTTAAATTTGTCATCAATAGCTAATTCCTATTAATTATTATTAAATAAACAATTTCATTTTATTTCAGAAAAACATATCATGTAGGTATTAAGAGTGAACTCACTCAGTCGCAACTGGTACTTGATAATAGAGTACATATCGCGTGCTAAGCAATTTTTTTACCCGGAGTATTTATATTATGTTTACAGTTATCTTTGGTCGTCCTGGTTGCCCTTTCTGTGTACGTGCAAAACAAATTGCAGAAACATTAAAAGCTGACAATGAAGATTTTGATTACAACTACATTGATATGCTTGCAGAAGGTATCAGCAAAGCTGACCTAGAAAAATCAGCTGGCGTTCCTGTTAATACAGTGCCACAAATCTTCGTCGATCAAAAACACCTTGGCGGTTGTACTGAATTTGAACAGTACGCTAAAGAAAACTTAGGTCTATACGCATAAGGCTTAGCCATGTCGTTATTAAATAAGATTCGTTGTGCATTTACCTTAGGGCAAGGCGTATTAATCGACTTGCCCGACCTTGATCCGAGTGTTGATCCATTTGACCAGTTCCAAAACTGGTTCAAAGCGGCGCAAGACTGCGGCATCGTGTTACCTGAATCCATGACAGTGTCTACTGTTGATGCTAACGGATTCCCTTCATGCCGTGTGGTATTACTGAAAGAGTTAACTAAAGAAGGCTTTGTTTTCTTTACTAACTACGGCAGTCGAAAAGGCCAAGAGCTGGCTCAAAACCCACATGTTGCATTAACATTCCACTGGAATATTTTACAGCGTCAGGTACGTATTCAGGGTGTAGTCGAAAAGATCTCAGCTGAAGATTCTAATGCTTATTTCCAATCTCGTGGACGTGGCAGCCGAATCGGTGCGTGGGCATCAAGACAAAGTGCAGTGATCTCTTCTCGCAAAGTCCTCGAACAACAAGTTAAAGATGTGACGAATAAATTTGCGGATAAAGAAGTGCCATTACCTGAGTTTTGGGGCGGCTACGTGGTAAAGCCAAGCAGTATTGAATTCTGGCAGGGTAAAGCCGATCGCTTACATGATCGCTTTAGTTATGTGAAAGATGGTGATGATTGGCGTGTTGATCGCCTAGCGCCTTAACTTTGCGAGAGTCGCTAAGATTGGCGATTATTCGCTTTACAGATGAAAGCGCATAAGCAGGTAAGTCATTACCTGCTTTATTTCTATTTTACAACCAATCTAATGCTTCAAACATGTCAGCAACTCGATTGAGTTCGGCGTCCAAGCTAACCGCATGATCATCCGCTTCACCAACCCAGCCTAACTTACCTAAAAAATGATTGATAAAACCTTTATTATCAAACAATCCATGTAGATAACAACCATAAATATTGCCTTTTTGCCAGCCTAGATCCGCTTCAATAAAAGCTTTACAGCGCACAGTTTGAGTTTCGCCACTGTCATTGCTTATCATGGTATTACCGTGATGAATTTCATAACCGGATAATTTAAAACCTTGCCAATCAATCTCACGCTGTCTGGTGGTTTTAGTCTGCGCATGTGCAGTGATTATAGGCAGTAACCCTAAGCCTTGTTCATCACCACCTTCAATATGGTGCGGGTCAAGGATCTGTTCGCCAAGCAATTGCATGCCGCCACAAATACCGAAGATTGGCTGGCCACGTTGCGCGGCCTTGCTGATCTCGTTGGCTAATCCCGATTCACGTAGATGTAATAAGCTGACGGCGGTATTTTTGCTGCCCGGTAATATAATGGCGTCAAAGTCAGCCAATGATTGGCCATCACGCAGTGGCACCACACTGACATTATCTTGATGGATCAAGTTATCAAACTCATCCATGTTCGCGGCATACGGATAAGTAATTAAGGCGATATTAATCTGGCCACTGTTAAATGCAGCACGATGATGTAAGGTATCTTCTTCCGGTAAACGATGCGGGAAATAATGAATATTAGCCACTGTCGGCACACCCGTTTTATCTTCTAACCAGTCCATCGCATTGCCCAGCAGTAATGGGTCGCCACGGAATTTATTTAACACAAAACCTTTAATCAGTTTTTGCTCTGCCTCGGCAAGGCACATGAACGTACCAAGCAGATGGGCAAAAGCGCCACCCTTATCAATATCGGCAACCAAATAAACATCGGCATTACAGGCCAAGGCGACACTCATATTAACAATGTCACTGGCACGTAAGTTCACTTCTGCAGGACTGCCCGCCCCTTCAATGACAATTTGTTGGAAATCTTGTTGCAGGTCAGCAAGGGCTTTTTCAACATGATTGAACAGGTATGATTTACGTTCCATCCACGGAATATTGCTCAGCTCAGGTGCGGGTTTACCATTGAGAATAAGTTGACTTTGGGTATCGGCACTGGGTTTAAGTAAAACAGGATTCATGCGTACATCAGGCAGGACTTTTGCAGCAATGGCTTGTAAGTATTGCGCACGGCCAATTTCTTCACCGTTGGCGGTCACGGCAGCGTTATTACTCATGTTTTGCGCTTTAAAAGGGGCAACACTGACACCACGATTAGCGAACATACGGCATAATCCGGCGACAACGAAACTTTTACCGGCGTCGCTAGTACACCCCATGATCATGATTGGCTTGGTCATTTTATCTTCTTGAATTAAATATTAAGTGTAAGTGGTTACTGAAAAGTAAGATCGGTGAGTTTTAAAAACGATTTACGTACACCATGTTTGTATACTTCAACTTGCGCAAGTTGATAATCGAGTTTTGGAATAAACCAGTAATAGGTCGCACGGTTTTTTTTCTTTTTAACTTCTTTTACTTTAACCGCGGTCATGTCGCCAAATATGGTGTTGATGGTTTCTTGCTGTACGACTTCAAATTGAATGGTTTCTAATTTTTTTTCAAATACCCATTCGTAACTTAATGCTGTCTTACCTAACTTAAGATCATTTTGCACTACAATGGTCATAGCACCAACATCCATCACATCCGGCTTTGATTTTATTTCTACATGGCCATCTTCAAAATCCATTAAAATATCACCATTATCTTCAAAAGAAGCGGATGATATTTCCCCAAAGCCCATTACCGATGTTTCATGCTCGTAACGGTTGGTGGTTAATACGTTGTCTTTAAAGCTAAACCACGAATTGTTTTTATAGTCACCGGTGCCAAATAATACGCTTGCTTGCGTGGTTAGTTTATAGCTATCACCATTTAAACGACGCAATGTACGCTCACCGCTACCAAATTTTACGTCTTTGTAATACACCGCATATTTAGCTTGAAAAGGATAGAGTTCAGCGTGGGCTGCAGATATGGTCATAGCATAAGTCCCTATACTCAATATAATCATGTAAACAAATTTGGTTAATATCGTCATCTGTGGACTCCTCTTAAAATAGCTCGCATACGTGGGGGCTAGCTATTTTTAACAATGATTATTTTTTAGTAATTTGATAATCACGTAATTTATTCGCAATGGCGGTATGTGATACCCCTAAGCGTTTTGCCAATTGACGGGTACTTGGGTAAGACGGATATAAACGCTGCAATAACAGCTTTTCAAAACGCTTGCAGGCCTCATCTAATGAGCCATCAAACAAGGCTTCATCAAAGCTTTCGTTCTTGGTTGTCGGTAAGTTCAAATCACACGGATTTAGCACATCACCTTCTAACAAGGTCAGCGCGTGATATAACACATTACGTAATTCACGTACGTTGCCAGGCCAAGGATAAGATTGTAATAGATCGAGTACATTACGGCTTAGCTGAGGTTTAGTACGCTGTAACTCATGACTAAAGACGCTGCAGAAGGAATGGCAAAGCGGGATAATATCTTCTTTGCGTTCACGTAGCGCGGGTACCGTCATTGATAATACGTTCAAACGATAATACAGATCTTGACGGAATTTACCGTCGCTAATCAGCTGCGGCAGATCATTTTGCGTGGTACAAAAAATACGGACATCAACGCGTACTTCTTGCTCATCACCAACGCGGCGGAAACAGCCAGTTTCAAGTAAACGTAAGAACTTAGTTTGTAAGTACGGCGACATGTCACCGATTTCATCCAGCAGAACCGATCCTTCATTGGCTAATTCAAAAATACCACGCTTGGTTTCACCGTCATCAGTGACAACACCAAACAACTCTGATTCAGCAACAGCATCGGGCACCGCGGCACAGTTTAGCGCTAAAAATTGTTGTTGTGAGCGCCCACTCGCTTGATGACACGCTTTAGCAATTAGCTCTTTACCTGCGCCCGTTTCACCTAAGATCATCAGCGGTGCATCTAACATAGCTAATTTTTTAGCGGTACTGATTAACTTATTCATTTTTTCGCTTTTGGCATGGATCTCATCAAACGCGGCAAACTGAAAGGTACGTAAAAAATTAAATTGCTTGCCAATACGGTCAACCGATTTAAGAATAATGACAGCGCCAACGAGTTCATCTGGTTTTACGCTCGCGGCTGCTTTTGATAATGCCACTTGATTAATATCACTGCTAATACTCAGCGGTAGAATATCACCAAGAAAGTCTTCATCTAATAGAGTCAGTTTTTGGGTTTGCGCGCAGACCTCTTCTGATTCTAACCATTTAGCAATGGAGAATCCTTTGACAAAATTGCTAATACAATGGCCTTTCACTTGTGACTCCGAAAGTCCAAGCGCGGTCAATGCCGGTGCATTAACCAAAGACACTAAGCCTTTTACATCCACCGAAAATACAATATCAGGTAAATTAGTCATCAAGGTTTGAATTTCTTGATGCTCAAGTTCAGACGGTAAATAGCTGACAGTTTTAACATCACACACGCCACTAATACGACGAAGATTGGTCATCAAGGCCTGCAGATCAGAAAATTCGAGGTTCGGTGATTTAATAAATATCCGATCAGGTTGTTGGATCTCAATCGCCGATAAATTAATATCTCGCGCTAAAAAACAATCAAGGATTTCTCGACTGATACCGACTCTATCTTCACAAACTAATTCCAAACGCATTATTGTAACCACCATTAAATACTATATGCCAATGATAGCATGTAACATACGCTATCAACGCCACTAAAAATGTATCGCATGATATTACGATAAGCGGCATAGGTGAGATCAATAAATCACCTGACAATGTTGCGAAATAATACCCAATCGTAACAAAACAGGCTGATATGAATCGACTTTTTACACCATATAGCAATAAATTTAACTATTATGGTGTAAAAGGCACAGATTAACTTGGTTGAACATTGCCTTAATGATAAATTAGTCAGGTGAGTAACCGTGATAAAACAATATGCATATTATAAATTTGATTAAATATATACTGCCGCTAACCGTGATCTTGTTGTTAACAGCGTGCGATCAGCACCCCCCAATTAAACAGAATGGCCTGTCTTATTGTACCGAGGGTAGCCCCAGTTCATTTAACCCGCAAACTGCCACATCTAATGTGACCCTTGATGCGACGACTAGTCAGCTGTACGATCGCCTGCTATTTACAGATCCCAATACCCAACAATTCAAAGCGGGTTTAGCCATCGCTTGGGAAATATCTGCAGATCGTCTCTCTTATCGCTTTTTCTTGCGCAAAAACGTACATTTTCATCAAACAGATTACTTTACCCCAACACGTACGTTTAATGCTGATGATGTCATTTTCAGCTTTGCTCGGATATTAGATAAGACCAATCCTTATCATGATGTGTCTAAAGATGGTTATCCGTTTTTTGAGGGCATTGAACTCGACCAACAAATCCAATCATTGGTAAAGATTGATGATTACACCATTGAATTTAATCTGGTGTTACCTGACTCTTCATTTATTGCCAATTTAGCCAGCGATTTTAGTGTCATTTTATCTGCTGAATATGCCGATACCTTAATTGCGTTAAACAAAAAAA encodes:
- the tyrR gene encoding transcriptional regulator TyrR, which produces MRLELVCEDRVGISREILDCFLARDINLSAIEIQQPDRIFIKSPNLEFSDLQALMTNLRRISGVCDVKTVSYLPSELEHQEIQTLMTNLPDIVFSVDVKGLVSLVNAPALTALGLSESQVKGHCISNFVKGFSIAKWLESEEVCAQTQKLTLLDEDFLGDILPLSISSDINQVALSKAAASVKPDELVGAVIILKSVDRIGKQFNFLRTFQFAAFDEIHAKSEKMNKLISTAKKLAMLDAPLMILGETGAGKELIAKACHQASGRSQQQFLALNCAAVPDAVAESELFGVVTDDGETKRGIFELANEGSVLLDEIGDMSPYLQTKFLRLLETGCFRRVGDEQEVRVDVRIFCTTQNDLPQLISDGKFRQDLYYRLNVLSMTVPALRERKEDIIPLCHSFCSVFSHELQRTKPQLSRNVLDLLQSYPWPGNVRELRNVLYHALTLLEGDVLNPCDLNLPTTKNESFDEALFDGSLDEACKRFEKLLLQRLYPSYPSTRQLAKRLGVSHTAIANKLRDYQITKK
- the pdxH gene encoding pyridoxamine 5'-phosphate oxidase, producing the protein MSLLNKIRCAFTLGQGVLIDLPDLDPSVDPFDQFQNWFKAAQDCGIVLPESMTVSTVDANGFPSCRVVLLKELTKEGFVFFTNYGSRKGQELAQNPHVALTFHWNILQRQVRIQGVVEKISAEDSNAYFQSRGRGSRIGAWASRQSAVISSRKVLEQQVKDVTNKFADKEVPLPEFWGGYVVKPSSIEFWQGKADRLHDRFSYVKDGDDWRVDRLAP
- a CDS encoding GrxA family glutaredoxin produces the protein MFTVIFGRPGCPFCVRAKQIAETLKADNEDFDYNYIDMLAEGISKADLEKSAGVPVNTVPQIFVDQKHLGGCTEFEQYAKENLGLYA
- a CDS encoding DUF3108 domain-containing protein, producing the protein MTISAAHAELYPFQAKYAVYYKDVKFGSGERTLRRLNGDSYKLTTQASVLFGTGDYKNNSWFSFKDNVLTTNRYEHETSVMGFGEISSASFEDNGDILMDFEDGHVEIKSKPDVMDVGAMTIVVQNDLKLGKTALSYEWVFEKKLETIQFEVVQQETINTIFGDMTAVKVKEVKKKKNRATYYWFIPKLDYQLAQVEVYKHGVRKSFLKLTDLTFQ
- a CDS encoding cobyric acid synthase, with the translated sequence MTKPIMIMGCTSDAGKSFVVAGLCRMFANRGVSVAPFKAQNMSNNAAVTANGEEIGRAQYLQAIAAKVLPDVRMNPVLLKPSADTQSQLILNGKPAPELSNIPWMERKSYLFNHVEKALADLQQDFQQIVIEGAGSPAEVNLRASDIVNMSVALACNADVYLVADIDKGGAFAHLLGTFMCLAEAEQKLIKGFVLNKFRGDPLLLGNAMDWLEDKTGVPTVANIHYFPHRLPEEDTLHHRAAFNSGQINIALITYPYAANMDEFDNLIHQDNVSVVPLRDGQSLADFDAIILPGSKNTAVSLLHLRESGLANEISKAAQRGQPIFGICGGMQLLGEQILDPHHIEGGDEQGLGLLPIITAHAQTKTTRQREIDWQGFKLSGYEIHHGNTMISNDSGETQTVRCKAFIEADLGWQKGNIYGCYLHGLFDNKGFINHFLGKLGWVGEADDHAVSLDAELNRVADMFEALDWL